From the genome of Tachysurus fulvidraco isolate hzauxx_2018 chromosome 20, HZAU_PFXX_2.0, whole genome shotgun sequence, one region includes:
- the LOC113650263 gene encoding C2 domain-containing protein 2 isoform X2, whose product MVSLQWSCLVTLFLASVVTLIIYLVLYFGVLWRGSGTRAGRETCKEADRLLSWLLELKSWRTEWRRSWIRALNQHHHCITQGEIQLVIEEDGVHSSELSVHHISSFNRSPGLKVVQCEVIGDKMQFSLHTCPNSGSTHPLLRYNAKISPLQLQLALQMTEVDGEVQITWGLEQLDLKHLQLTPSYTQGASVCVSEVKHRLQQVLCETRATVTLSSRTAQPTELKELRNRISEVSSPPKPPRAHQWKLLVKNIRVTYSQENGAAGSVSPQCVLQLDDPPQKLSTSVLSNTSEPVWDQPFVFELSGRSKELTIQLVDHGRPPASCVLGQVCVPFNLVQRSPRGQHTFTLINTHHVIGSLTTELSYLEPSEVRTWQPPTPAPTKRVEMDRTVMPCGTVVTTVTAVRSRPGRSLPTESIKPPTKAKLTERRVSEQPSVLGAKVSKALSSSDTELLMLNGTDPVAEAAIRQLYESAKQKLKSPVKKSTIIISGVAKAPLSQDEEMTLMAGYAAAMDASLAETPESTRRESDTLSEHCVSDATDPLEGPSGADWESQTGEESDKTSLSLCVSDVGSKKGKEESSGKQNLMLPE is encoded by the exons ATGGTGTCGCTGCAGTGGTCGTGTCTGGTAACGCTGTTCCTCGCCTCAGTGGTGACTTTAATCATCTACTTAGTGCTGTATTTCGGTGTTTTATGGCGCGGGAGCGGGACACGGGCCGGACGGGAGACGTGTAAGGAGGCGGACCGGCTGCTGAGCTGGTTGCTGGAGCTGAAGAGCTGGAGGACGGAGTGGAGGAGAAGCTGGATCCGAGCCCTCAACCAGCACCACCACTGCattacacag ggAGAGATCCAGCTGGTGATTGAGGAGGATGGTGTTCACTCGTCAGAACTCAGTGTGCACCACATCTCTAGCTTTAACAGATCACCTGGACTGAAG gtTGTGCAGTGTGAGGTGATTGGAgacaaaatgcagttttctcTCCACACTTGTCCGAACTCAGGCTCTACACACCCTCTTCTGAGATACAATGCAAAAATCTCACCCCTACagctgcag CTGGCCCTGCAGATGACAGAGGTAGATGGAGAAGTTCAGATTACATGGGGACTGGAACAGCTGGACCTGAAGCACCTGCAGCTCACACCCAGttacacacag ggagcatcagtgtgtgtgagtgaagtgaAGCACAGGCTGCAGCAGGTTCTGTGTGAAACCCGAGCCACCGTGACTCTGAGCAGCAGGACTGCACAGCCTACAGAGCTGAAG GAACTGAGGAACAGGATTTCAGAGGTCTCTTCTCCGCCTAAACCTCCTCGTGCTCACCAGTGGAAACTCTTAGTGAAGAACATCCGGGTCACATACAGCCAGGAGAATGGAGCTGCAG gtagTGTAAGTCCTCAGTGTGTTCTACAGTTAGATGATCCTCCTCAGAAATTGTCCACCTCAGTGCTGAGTAACACGAGTGAGCCGGTGTGGGATCAGCCCTTTGTCTT tgaACTCAGCGGCAGGTCGAAGGAGCTGACCATCCAGCTGGTGGATCATGGGAGACCTCCAGCGA GCTGTGTGCTCGGGCAGGTGTGTGTACCATTTAATTTGGTACAGAGGAGCCCGAGAGgacaacacacattcacactgatcaacacacaccatgtaatcGGATCACTGACTActgag TTGTCGTACCTGGAGCCGAGTGAAGTGCGCACTTGGCAGCCCCCTACTCCGGCACCTACCAAGAGAGTGGAGATGGACAGGACTGTGATGCCATGTGGTACCGTCGTCACCACTGTCACTGCAGTGAGGAGTAGACCAGGACGTTCACTTCCAACAG AATCAATAAAACCTCCAACCAAAGCCAAGCTGACGGAGAGGCGGGTGTCTGAACAGCCCTCAGTGCTGGGAGCTAAAGTCAGCAAAGCCTTATCTTCTTCAgatacag AGCTGCTGATGCTGAACGGGACCGACCCGGTGGCCGAGGCTGCCATCAGACAGCTGTACGAGTCGGCTAAGCAGAAACTCAAATCTCCTGTTAAAAAGAGCACCATCATCATCTCTGGAGTGGcaaag GCACCGCTGTCTCAGGACGAGGAGATGACTCTGATGGCCGGATACGCCGCTGCCATGGACGCCTCCTTGGCCGAGACACCCGAGAGCACGAGGCGTGAATCGGACACGCTCTCTGAGCACTGCGTCTCGGATGCGACCGATCCGTTAGAGGGTCCGAGCGGCGCGGACTGGGAGAGTCAGACGGGGGAGGAATCGGACAAAACctcgctttctctctgtgtctctgacgTCGGATCTAAAAAGGGGAAAG AGGAGAGCAGTGGTAAGCAGAATTTAATGCTGCCTGAGTAA
- the LOC113650263 gene encoding C2 domain-containing protein 2 isoform X3, with translation MVSLQWSCLVTLFLASVVTLIIYLVLYFGVLWRGSGTRAGRETCKEADRLLSWLLELKSWRTEWRRSWIRALNQHHHCITQGEIQLVIEEDGVHSSELSVHHISSFNRSPGLKVVQCEVIGDKMQFSLHTCPNSGSTHPLLRYNAKISPLQLQLALQMTEVDGEVQITWGLEQLDLKHLQLTPSYTQGASVCVSEVKHRLQQVLCETRATVTLSSRTAQPTELKELRNRISEVSSPPKPPRAHQWKLLVKNIRVTYSQENGAAGSVSPQCVLQLDDPPQKLSTSVLSNTSEPVWDQPFVFELSGRSKELTIQLVDHGRPPASCVLGQVCVPFNLVQRSPRGQHTFTLINTHHVIGSLTTELSYLEPSEVRTWQPPTPAPTKRVEMDRTVMPCGTVVTTVTAVRSRPGRSLPTESIKPPTKAKLTERRVSEQPSVLGAKVSKALSSSDTELLMLNGTDPVAEAAIRQLYESAKQKLKSPVKKSTIIISGVAKAPLSQDEEMTLMAGYAAAMDASLAETPESTRRESDTLSEHCVSDATDPLEGPSGADWESQTGEESDKTSLSLCVSDVGSKKGKGAGSRGRSRG, from the exons ATGGTGTCGCTGCAGTGGTCGTGTCTGGTAACGCTGTTCCTCGCCTCAGTGGTGACTTTAATCATCTACTTAGTGCTGTATTTCGGTGTTTTATGGCGCGGGAGCGGGACACGGGCCGGACGGGAGACGTGTAAGGAGGCGGACCGGCTGCTGAGCTGGTTGCTGGAGCTGAAGAGCTGGAGGACGGAGTGGAGGAGAAGCTGGATCCGAGCCCTCAACCAGCACCACCACTGCattacacag ggAGAGATCCAGCTGGTGATTGAGGAGGATGGTGTTCACTCGTCAGAACTCAGTGTGCACCACATCTCTAGCTTTAACAGATCACCTGGACTGAAG gtTGTGCAGTGTGAGGTGATTGGAgacaaaatgcagttttctcTCCACACTTGTCCGAACTCAGGCTCTACACACCCTCTTCTGAGATACAATGCAAAAATCTCACCCCTACagctgcag CTGGCCCTGCAGATGACAGAGGTAGATGGAGAAGTTCAGATTACATGGGGACTGGAACAGCTGGACCTGAAGCACCTGCAGCTCACACCCAGttacacacag ggagcatcagtgtgtgtgagtgaagtgaAGCACAGGCTGCAGCAGGTTCTGTGTGAAACCCGAGCCACCGTGACTCTGAGCAGCAGGACTGCACAGCCTACAGAGCTGAAG GAACTGAGGAACAGGATTTCAGAGGTCTCTTCTCCGCCTAAACCTCCTCGTGCTCACCAGTGGAAACTCTTAGTGAAGAACATCCGGGTCACATACAGCCAGGAGAATGGAGCTGCAG gtagTGTAAGTCCTCAGTGTGTTCTACAGTTAGATGATCCTCCTCAGAAATTGTCCACCTCAGTGCTGAGTAACACGAGTGAGCCGGTGTGGGATCAGCCCTTTGTCTT tgaACTCAGCGGCAGGTCGAAGGAGCTGACCATCCAGCTGGTGGATCATGGGAGACCTCCAGCGA GCTGTGTGCTCGGGCAGGTGTGTGTACCATTTAATTTGGTACAGAGGAGCCCGAGAGgacaacacacattcacactgatcaacacacaccatgtaatcGGATCACTGACTActgag TTGTCGTACCTGGAGCCGAGTGAAGTGCGCACTTGGCAGCCCCCTACTCCGGCACCTACCAAGAGAGTGGAGATGGACAGGACTGTGATGCCATGTGGTACCGTCGTCACCACTGTCACTGCAGTGAGGAGTAGACCAGGACGTTCACTTCCAACAG AATCAATAAAACCTCCAACCAAAGCCAAGCTGACGGAGAGGCGGGTGTCTGAACAGCCCTCAGTGCTGGGAGCTAAAGTCAGCAAAGCCTTATCTTCTTCAgatacag AGCTGCTGATGCTGAACGGGACCGACCCGGTGGCCGAGGCTGCCATCAGACAGCTGTACGAGTCGGCTAAGCAGAAACTCAAATCTCCTGTTAAAAAGAGCACCATCATCATCTCTGGAGTGGcaaag GCACCGCTGTCTCAGGACGAGGAGATGACTCTGATGGCCGGATACGCCGCTGCCATGGACGCCTCCTTGGCCGAGACACCCGAGAGCACGAGGCGTGAATCGGACACGCTCTCTGAGCACTGCGTCTCGGATGCGACCGATCCGTTAGAGGGTCCGAGCGGCGCGGACTGGGAGAGTCAGACGGGGGAGGAATCGGACAAAACctcgctttctctctgtgtctctgacgTCGGATCTAAAAAGGGGAAAG GCGC
- the LOC113650263 gene encoding C2 domain-containing protein 2 isoform X1 has translation MVSLQWSCLVTLFLASVVTLIIYLVLYFGVLWRGSGTRAGRETCKEADRLLSWLLELKSWRTEWRRSWIRALNQHHHCITQGEIQLVIEEDGVHSSELSVHHISSFNRSPGLKVVQCEVIGDKMQFSLHTCPNSGSTHPLLRYNAKISPLQLQLALQMTEVDGEVQITWGLEQLDLKHLQLTPSYTQGASVCVSEVKHRLQQVLCETRATVTLSSRTAQPTELKELRNRISEVSSPPKPPRAHQWKLLVKNIRVTYSQENGAAGSVSPQCVLQLDDPPQKLSTSVLSNTSEPVWDQPFVFELSGRSKELTIQLVDHGRPPASCVLGQVCVPFNLVQRSPRGQHTFTLINTHHVIGSLTTELSYLEPSEVRTWQPPTPAPTKRVEMDRTVMPCGTVVTTVTAVRSRPGRSLPTESIKPPTKAKLTERRVSEQPSVLGAKVSKALSSSDTELLMLNGTDPVAEAAIRQLYESAKQKLKSPVKKSTIIISGVAKAPLSQDEEMTLMAGYAAAMDASLAETPESTRRESDTLSEHCVSDATDPLEGPSGADWESQTGEESDKTSLSLCVSDVGSKKGKGSFLHKGARLFFRRRQQRKEPGMSQSHNDLQYLEQAEERRTATFKRISKLLKHKHKSKANGVQTSDHTG, from the exons ATGGTGTCGCTGCAGTGGTCGTGTCTGGTAACGCTGTTCCTCGCCTCAGTGGTGACTTTAATCATCTACTTAGTGCTGTATTTCGGTGTTTTATGGCGCGGGAGCGGGACACGGGCCGGACGGGAGACGTGTAAGGAGGCGGACCGGCTGCTGAGCTGGTTGCTGGAGCTGAAGAGCTGGAGGACGGAGTGGAGGAGAAGCTGGATCCGAGCCCTCAACCAGCACCACCACTGCattacacag ggAGAGATCCAGCTGGTGATTGAGGAGGATGGTGTTCACTCGTCAGAACTCAGTGTGCACCACATCTCTAGCTTTAACAGATCACCTGGACTGAAG gtTGTGCAGTGTGAGGTGATTGGAgacaaaatgcagttttctcTCCACACTTGTCCGAACTCAGGCTCTACACACCCTCTTCTGAGATACAATGCAAAAATCTCACCCCTACagctgcag CTGGCCCTGCAGATGACAGAGGTAGATGGAGAAGTTCAGATTACATGGGGACTGGAACAGCTGGACCTGAAGCACCTGCAGCTCACACCCAGttacacacag ggagcatcagtgtgtgtgagtgaagtgaAGCACAGGCTGCAGCAGGTTCTGTGTGAAACCCGAGCCACCGTGACTCTGAGCAGCAGGACTGCACAGCCTACAGAGCTGAAG GAACTGAGGAACAGGATTTCAGAGGTCTCTTCTCCGCCTAAACCTCCTCGTGCTCACCAGTGGAAACTCTTAGTGAAGAACATCCGGGTCACATACAGCCAGGAGAATGGAGCTGCAG gtagTGTAAGTCCTCAGTGTGTTCTACAGTTAGATGATCCTCCTCAGAAATTGTCCACCTCAGTGCTGAGTAACACGAGTGAGCCGGTGTGGGATCAGCCCTTTGTCTT tgaACTCAGCGGCAGGTCGAAGGAGCTGACCATCCAGCTGGTGGATCATGGGAGACCTCCAGCGA GCTGTGTGCTCGGGCAGGTGTGTGTACCATTTAATTTGGTACAGAGGAGCCCGAGAGgacaacacacattcacactgatcaacacacaccatgtaatcGGATCACTGACTActgag TTGTCGTACCTGGAGCCGAGTGAAGTGCGCACTTGGCAGCCCCCTACTCCGGCACCTACCAAGAGAGTGGAGATGGACAGGACTGTGATGCCATGTGGTACCGTCGTCACCACTGTCACTGCAGTGAGGAGTAGACCAGGACGTTCACTTCCAACAG AATCAATAAAACCTCCAACCAAAGCCAAGCTGACGGAGAGGCGGGTGTCTGAACAGCCCTCAGTGCTGGGAGCTAAAGTCAGCAAAGCCTTATCTTCTTCAgatacag AGCTGCTGATGCTGAACGGGACCGACCCGGTGGCCGAGGCTGCCATCAGACAGCTGTACGAGTCGGCTAAGCAGAAACTCAAATCTCCTGTTAAAAAGAGCACCATCATCATCTCTGGAGTGGcaaag GCACCGCTGTCTCAGGACGAGGAGATGACTCTGATGGCCGGATACGCCGCTGCCATGGACGCCTCCTTGGCCGAGACACCCGAGAGCACGAGGCGTGAATCGGACACGCTCTCTGAGCACTGCGTCTCGGATGCGACCGATCCGTTAGAGGGTCCGAGCGGCGCGGACTGGGAGAGTCAGACGGGGGAGGAATCGGACAAAACctcgctttctctctgtgtctctgacgTCGGATCTAAAAAGGGGAAAG GCAGCTTCCTCCATAAGGGTGCGCGGCTGTTTTTCAGGCGC